One part of the Streptomyces lienomycini genome encodes these proteins:
- a CDS encoding STAS domain-containing protein has product MAHIEGAAVPERLLITRTTTGGGVGVVVLAGEVDLDGSGRLRDALLSSVESAPGTVVDFGEVGFLDSSGINVLISAHRAAESLGVWFRIAAPRDAVDRVLRLVGVDALIPCYPSVEEALAA; this is encoded by the coding sequence GTGGCGCACATCGAGGGAGCGGCGGTACCGGAGCGGCTGCTGATCACCCGCACCACCACCGGCGGCGGTGTCGGCGTCGTGGTCCTCGCCGGGGAGGTCGATCTCGACGGCAGCGGACGGCTCCGCGACGCCCTGTTGTCCTCGGTGGAGTCGGCGCCGGGCACGGTGGTCGACTTCGGCGAGGTGGGTTTCCTGGACTCCAGCGGCATCAACGTGCTCATCTCGGCCCACCGGGCGGCCGAGTCCCTCGGCGTCTGGTTCCGGATCGCCGCACCGCGTGACGCCGTCGACCGCGTGCTGCGGCTGGTGGGCGTCGACGCGCTCATCCCCTGCTACCCGAGCGTGGAGGAGGCTCTGGCCGCCTGA